A stretch of DNA from Ranitomeya variabilis isolate aRanVar5 chromosome 1, aRanVar5.hap1, whole genome shotgun sequence:
tcagtcactacatgcccaGGGGGTGCATCGctgtcagtcactacatgcccaGGGGGTGCGTCGctgtcagtcactacatgcccaGGGGGTGCGTCGctgtcagtcactacatgcccaGGGGGTGCGTCGctgtcagtcactacatgcccaGGGGGTGCGTCGctgtcagtcactacatgcccaGGGGGTGCGTCGCTGTCAGTCACTACGTGCCCAGGGGGTGCATCGctgtcagtcactacatgcccaGGGGGTGCGTCGctgtcagtcactacatgcccaGGGGGTGCGTCGctgtcagtcactacatgcccaGGGGGTGCGTCGctgtcagtcactacatgcccaGGGGGTGCGTCGCTGTCAGTCACTACGTGCCCATGGGGTGCGTCGCTGTCAGTCACTACGTGCCCATGGGGTGCGTCACTGTCAGTCACTACATGCACAGGGGGTGCGTCACTGTCAGTCACTATGTCCCAATGGGGTGCATTGCAACCATCTATTTATGCCAAAGGGATATGACAGACAGTGAGCAGGTTGGGCATCACAGCCAGCAATTTTTGCCCCATGAAAGGGCATCTCAGGCCACCCCTCTAGCACAAGGCATGCTCCGCAGAGCTCCCCTGCACAGGGCACTGTGTTCTTTGTTGTGTAGGGTGCCCACCTTACCAGGTGCCCCCCGCTGACACTTGTGATGTGACATGTCAGGCATCATGCCCATCAGCACCCACCTGCCAGGCTGTTGTAACAGTCCACCTCGATGCCCTCCACCGCCCTCCTCTGCTCCTCCGTTAGCCGGACTTGCTGCTGTCCGTCCCCGGCACTGTCCTGCTCCCCCGGGAGCCCCTTCAGTTCCAGCAGCGCCCGGTGGTACTTGCCGATGGCCTCCCGGTACTTCTTGTCCTTGTAGCACTGCGCCCCTTGGCTCTTGAAGTCCAGGGATCTATGGATGAGCTGTGCCGGGTCCCCCCGGATGCCCCCGGGCAGGCTGGCCCGCTCCATGTCTGTGCAGCCGGGCAGCGTTACATGTCCAGCGATCATCAGGCTCCGGGAGACCGAGTGCAGTGCACAGCAGATCCGTCTGCAAACAGCCAGACAGAGGCAGCTCCCTCCTCCTCCGCCTGGGCTGCCCCTTCCTGAGCGTTAAAGGGACAGTCAGCTGCCAGCA
This window harbors:
- the TTC9 gene encoding tetratricopeptide repeat protein 9A, giving the protein MIAGHVTLPGCTDMERASLPGGIRGDPAQLIHRSLDFKSQGAQCYKDKKYREAIGKYHRALLELKGLPGEQDSAGDGQQQVRLTEEQRRAVEGIEVDCYNSLAACLLQAELVNYERVKEYCLKVLKKEGENFKALYRSGVAFYHLGDYDKALFYLKEAKSRQPTDTNVIRYIQLAEMKLSRCSQREKELS